In Sphingomonas psychrotolerans, the following proteins share a genomic window:
- the dcm gene encoding DNA (cytosine-5-)-methyltransferase gives MHGPLSFSQLRQQTGMSVEELAGELGYSASTVYRWERGEIEPKAPIYRTLEMIAKLTPAASNDAAFRFIDLFAGIGGLRIGFQAIGGHCVFTSEWDAKAQETYSRNFRDNHPLAGDIRPFAEDPQRVPEHDVLLGGFPCQPFSIAGVSKKNALGRPHGFLCDTQGTLFFDTAQIIAHHRPAAFVLENVKNLERHDKGRTFATIINVLENELGYHVQTRVISSEHWVPQKRERIFIVGFREKTAFNLKALELPGDGPKLGSILQPHDEVDPKYTLTPRLWDYLQAYKAKHASKGNGFGYSLFGPGDVARTLSARYYKDGSEILIAQPGKRPRRLTPLECARLMGFDRGERRWHIPVSDTQAYRQFGNAVVVPVVEFLAQAMKPHLATALARPDGRHTPPVTVSRPDREPAFAHG, from the coding sequence ATGCACGGTCCGCTCAGCTTTTCCCAACTCAGGCAGCAGACCGGGATGAGCGTGGAGGAACTGGCCGGAGAGCTCGGCTATTCCGCCAGCACCGTATATCGCTGGGAACGCGGTGAGATCGAGCCGAAGGCGCCGATCTATCGAACGCTGGAGATGATCGCCAAACTGACCCCCGCCGCATCCAACGACGCAGCCTTTCGTTTCATCGATCTGTTCGCGGGGATCGGTGGCCTCAGGATCGGCTTCCAGGCGATCGGCGGGCACTGCGTGTTCACTTCGGAATGGGACGCCAAGGCGCAGGAGACCTATTCGCGCAATTTCCGCGACAATCATCCGCTCGCCGGGGATATCCGCCCCTTCGCCGAGGATCCGCAGCGCGTTCCGGAGCACGACGTGCTGCTCGGCGGCTTTCCGTGCCAGCCCTTCTCGATCGCCGGGGTCTCCAAGAAGAATGCGCTAGGCCGCCCGCACGGCTTTCTCTGCGACACGCAGGGCACCTTGTTCTTCGATACCGCGCAGATCATCGCGCACCACCGCCCCGCCGCCTTCGTGCTCGAAAACGTCAAGAATCTCGAGCGGCACGACAAGGGCCGTACCTTCGCGACGATCATCAACGTGCTCGAGAACGAGCTCGGCTATCACGTCCAGACGCGCGTGATCAGCTCCGAGCATTGGGTGCCTCAGAAGCGCGAGCGGATCTTCATCGTCGGCTTCCGCGAAAAGACCGCATTCAATCTCAAGGCACTCGAACTCCCGGGCGACGGCCCGAAGCTCGGCAGCATCTTGCAGCCGCACGACGAGGTCGATCCCAAATACACCCTCACCCCGCGCCTCTGGGACTATCTCCAGGCGTATAAGGCGAAGCACGCGTCGAAGGGCAATGGCTTTGGTTACAGTCTGTTCGGCCCGGGCGACGTCGCCCGCACCCTTTCCGCCCGTTATTACAAGGACGGCTCGGAGATCCTGATCGCGCAGCCCGGCAAGCGTCCGCGCCGCCTCACCCCGCTCGAATGCGCCCGGCTGATGGGCTTCGACCGCGGCGAGCGCCGCTGGCACATCCCGGTGTCGGATACGCAGGCATATCGGCAGTTCGGCAATGCCGTGGTCGTGCCGGTGGTGGAATTCCTCGCCCAGGCGATGAAGCCCCATCTGGCAACCGCGCTGGCGCGGCCGGACGGCCGGCATACACCCCCCGTCACCGTCTCGCGACCCGATCGGGAGCCGGCGTTCGCCCATGGCTGA
- a CDS encoding very short patch repair endonuclease, protein MADVVSAAVRSRMMAGIKGKNTNPELLLRKGLHARGFRFRLHDKSLPGTPDVVLPRHRAVLFAHGCFWHGHDCHLFKWPKTREEFWRAKIARNQELDAKAEATLAKTDWRYAVIWECALKGRTRLPIEDVLASCAEWIRSEVPRLEIRGS, encoded by the coding sequence ATGGCTGACGTGGTCTCGGCTGCGGTCCGCAGCCGGATGATGGCGGGCATCAAGGGCAAGAACACCAATCCGGAGCTGTTGCTTCGCAAGGGGCTCCATGCGCGCGGCTTCCGGTTCCGGCTGCACGACAAATCGCTTCCGGGAACTCCGGACGTGGTTCTGCCGCGCCACCGCGCCGTCCTCTTCGCGCATGGCTGCTTCTGGCACGGGCATGACTGCCATTTGTTCAAATGGCCCAAGACGCGCGAGGAGTTCTGGCGCGCCAAGATCGCGCGCAACCAGGAACTCGATGCGAAAGCCGAGGCGACGCTGGCGAAGACCGACTGGCGCTATGCGGTGATCTGGGAGTGTGCCTTGAAAGGCCGCACGCGATTGCCGATCGAAGACGTGTTGGCATCCTGCGCGGAATGGATCAGATCGGAGGTCCCGCGGCTCGAAATCAGGGGAAGTTGA
- a CDS encoding type II restriction endonuclease, whose translation MRRGFLSDLFAGVVAKRLTLVETITEKSNQHEFQGTLPLRQLLGVEDRRGVATRFIWLSGEQEALTEDGFMSWSNVRKGKPRAPEFHLYYSTNAVTEMMRADDMLFIALARDGSLLAVVTPAESTIQNQLLWLFGLHDQPMFGFTFQPIEGSSDAELDYIARYILSELGIAPGEPDARELDTLIEPFGLTMPPTRTFSELARSSLPHLSAPDDPDRVLVEWMDREEQLFRRLERRIVAERIAAGFMAPDGADVDGFLSFSLSVQNRRKSRAGQALENHLEAIFIAHGVEHRRGAATENRNKPDFLFPGPMQYRDPAFPASRLTMLGAKSTAKDRWRQILSEADRIPEKHLLTLEPGISENQTREMQARHLQLVLPSRLHVTYRPAQQGWLMNLEAFLSLVKERQTGHG comes from the coding sequence ATGCGGCGTGGATTTCTTTCGGATCTGTTCGCAGGAGTCGTCGCCAAGCGACTGACCCTTGTCGAAACGATCACCGAGAAATCGAACCAGCACGAATTTCAGGGTACGCTGCCGCTGCGGCAATTGCTCGGCGTCGAGGATCGCCGAGGCGTGGCGACGCGCTTCATCTGGCTCTCCGGCGAGCAGGAGGCGCTGACCGAAGACGGTTTCATGAGTTGGTCCAACGTGCGGAAAGGCAAGCCGCGGGCGCCGGAATTCCACCTTTATTACTCGACCAACGCGGTCACCGAGATGATGCGGGCGGACGACATGCTGTTCATCGCGCTCGCACGCGACGGCTCGCTGCTCGCCGTCGTCACGCCAGCGGAAAGCACAATCCAGAACCAGCTCCTCTGGTTGTTCGGTTTGCACGACCAGCCGATGTTCGGCTTTACCTTCCAGCCGATCGAAGGATCGAGCGACGCCGAGCTGGACTACATCGCACGCTATATTCTCAGCGAACTCGGCATCGCGCCGGGTGAGCCCGACGCCAGAGAGCTCGATACGCTCATCGAACCTTTCGGGCTCACCATGCCGCCGACCCGCACCTTCTCGGAACTCGCGCGATCGTCGCTGCCCCACCTCTCTGCGCCCGACGATCCGGATCGGGTGCTGGTCGAATGGATGGATCGCGAGGAGCAATTGTTCCGTCGCCTCGAACGCCGGATCGTGGCCGAGCGCATCGCCGCGGGCTTCATGGCGCCGGACGGCGCGGATGTGGACGGATTCCTGTCCTTCTCGCTCAGTGTGCAGAACCGCCGCAAGTCCCGCGCCGGGCAAGCGCTCGAGAACCATCTCGAGGCGATATTCATCGCGCATGGCGTCGAGCATCGCCGTGGCGCCGCGACCGAGAACCGCAACAAGCCCGATTTTCTGTTCCCCGGGCCGATGCAGTATCGCGATCCGGCCTTCCCCGCCTCGCGGCTGACCATGCTCGGCGCCAAATCGACCGCCAAGGACCGCTGGCGGCAGATCCTCTCCGAAGCCGACCGCATTCCCGAAAAGCATCTGCTCACGCTCGAACCGGGCATTTCCGAAAACCAGACGCGCGAGATGCAGGCTCGGCATCTTCAGCTGGTCCTGCCTTCACGGCTCCACGTCACCTATCGTCCGGCGCAGCAAGGCTGGCTGATGAACCTTGAGGCGTTCCTGTCGCTGGTCAAGGAGCGGCAGACCGGCCACGGCTAA
- a CDS encoding Flp family type IVb pilin — protein MRNLIRDETAATAIEYGLIAALIAVACIMAFQALGLNLATIFGTATNAMAGV, from the coding sequence ATGCGCAATCTAATCCGCGACGAAACCGCCGCCACTGCCATCGAATATGGGCTGATCGCCGCGCTGATCGCGGTCGCCTGCATCATGGCGTTTCAGGCGCTCGGGCTGAACCTCGCCACCATCTTCGGCACCGCGACCAACGCGATGGCGGGGGTCTGA
- a CDS encoding VOC family protein — protein MLFHTMVGSNDIERSKRFYDKVLGVLGVSGATLNISNSGHTRLFYRHGNGTRFIVTQPINNEAATVANGSTVAFLCDSPEQVKQFHDVAVANGGTSIEAPPGSRKTALGVIELAYFRDPDGHKLCGIHIPA, from the coding sequence GTGCTCTTCCACACGATGGTTGGATCTAACGACATCGAGCGCTCTAAGCGCTTCTACGATAAAGTGCTCGGCGTCCTCGGCGTAAGTGGGGCTACGCTGAACATATCCAATAGCGGCCATACTCGCCTTTTCTACCGGCACGGGAATGGCACCAGATTCATTGTGACGCAGCCGATCAACAATGAGGCAGCGACAGTGGCAAACGGCAGCACCGTCGCGTTTTTGTGTGACTCGCCTGAGCAGGTAAAGCAGTTCCACGACGTCGCAGTCGCCAACGGCGGTACGTCGATTGAGGCGCCTCCTGGGTCTCGCAAGACGGCGCTGGGAGTGATTGAGCTAGCCTATTTTCGGGACCCGGACGGCCACAAGCTTTGTGGTATCCACATTCCTGCATGA
- the lepA gene encoding translation elongation factor 4, protein MATELSKIRNFSIIAHIDHGKSTLADRLIQRTGGLSEREMSSQVLDNMDIEKERGITIKAQTVRLDWKGHVLNLMDTPGHVDFAYEVSRSLAACEGALLVVDAAQGVEAQTLANVYQSIEHDHEIIPVINKIDLPSAEPEKVRHEIEEIIGIDASNAVLASAKSGIGIEEILDAIVERIPAPKGDADAPLKAMLVDSWYDSYLGVVILVRVIDGTIKKGQQIKFMAAGTTHLIDRVGAFRPKIEQLPDLGPGEIGFITAQIKEVAQARVGDTLTDAKRPTPHALPGFKEVQPVVFCGLFPVDAADFEKLRESISRLRLNDASFSFEMETSAALGFGFRCGFLGLLHLEIIQERLTREYDLDLITTAPSVVYKIKLTHNNGEIELHNPADMPDPTKIEEIEEPWIQAVIYVPDEYLGSILKLCQERRGIQKNLTYVGGRAQVTYELPLNEVVFDFYDRLKSLSKGYASFDYEQIGHRAGDLVKMGILVNEEPVDALSMIVHRATAEVRGRGMVERLKELIPRHLFKIPIQAAIGGKVIARETISAMRKDVTAKCYGGDATRKRKLLEKQKKGKAKMREYGSVSIPQEAFIAALRMGEE, encoded by the coding sequence ATGGCGACCGAACTTTCAAAGATCCGCAACTTCTCGATCATCGCGCACATTGACCACGGCAAGTCGACCCTGGCCGACCGGCTGATCCAGCGCACCGGGGGACTCTCAGAACGTGAGATGTCTTCCCAGGTGCTGGACAATATGGACATCGAGAAGGAGCGCGGGATCACCATCAAGGCGCAGACCGTGCGCCTCGACTGGAAGGGCCATGTCCTCAACCTGATGGACACCCCCGGCCATGTCGATTTCGCCTATGAAGTCAGCCGCAGCCTCGCCGCCTGCGAGGGCGCGCTCCTCGTCGTCGACGCCGCGCAGGGCGTCGAGGCGCAGACGCTCGCCAATGTCTATCAATCGATCGAGCACGACCACGAGATCATCCCGGTGATCAACAAGATCGATCTGCCCAGCGCCGAGCCCGAAAAGGTCCGCCACGAGATCGAGGAGATCATCGGCATCGACGCCTCGAACGCGGTGCTCGCCAGCGCCAAATCGGGGATCGGCATCGAGGAGATCCTCGACGCGATCGTCGAGCGGATCCCCGCGCCCAAGGGCGATGCCGACGCCCCGCTCAAGGCGATGCTGGTCGACAGCTGGTACGATTCCTATCTCGGCGTCGTCATCCTCGTCCGGGTGATCGACGGGACGATCAAGAAGGGCCAGCAGATCAAGTTCATGGCCGCGGGCACGACGCATCTGATCGACCGGGTCGGCGCCTTCCGCCCCAAGATCGAGCAGCTCCCCGACCTCGGCCCCGGCGAGATCGGCTTCATCACCGCGCAGATCAAGGAAGTCGCCCAGGCCCGCGTCGGCGACACCCTCACCGACGCCAAACGCCCCACGCCGCACGCGCTTCCCGGCTTCAAGGAAGTCCAGCCGGTCGTCTTTTGCGGCCTGTTCCCGGTCGACGCCGCGGACTTCGAGAAACTGCGCGAAAGCATCTCGCGGCTGCGCCTCAACGACGCCAGCTTCAGCTTCGAGATGGAGACCAGCGCGGCATTGGGCTTCGGCTTCCGCTGCGGCTTCCTCGGCCTGCTCCACCTCGAGATCATCCAGGAGCGGCTGACCCGCGAATATGATCTCGACCTGATCACCACCGCGCCGTCGGTGGTCTACAAGATCAAGCTCACCCACAACAATGGCGAGATCGAGCTGCACAACCCGGCCGACATGCCCGATCCAACCAAGATCGAGGAGATCGAGGAGCCGTGGATCCAGGCAGTGATCTACGTCCCCGACGAATATCTCGGCTCGATCCTGAAGCTGTGCCAGGAACGGCGCGGCATCCAGAAGAACCTGACCTATGTCGGCGGCCGGGCACAGGTAACCTACGAGCTGCCGCTCAACGAAGTGGTGTTCGACTTTTACGACCGGCTGAAGTCGCTTTCAAAGGGCTATGCCAGCTTCGATTACGAACAGATCGGCCACCGCGCGGGCGATCTGGTGAAGATGGGCATCCTCGTCAACGAGGAGCCGGTCGATGCGCTGAGCATGATCGTCCACCGCGCCACCGCCGAAGTGCGCGGACGCGGCATGGTCGAGCGGCTGAAGGAACTTATTCCGCGCCATTTGTTCAAGATCCCGATCCAGGCGGCGATCGGCGGCAAGGTGATCGCGCGCGAGACGATCAGCGCGATGCGCAAGGACGTCACCGCGAAATGCTATGGCGGCGATGCCACGCGTAAACGCAAACTGCTCGAGAAGCAGAAGAAGGGCAAGGCGAAGATGCGCGAATATGGATCGGTGTCGATCCCGCAAGAGGCGTTCATCGCCGCGCTCAGGATGGGCGAGGAATAA
- a CDS encoding AAA family ATPase: MTPRTICLHGPESVGKTTMVRRLAQHFGGELLDEYGRDYAETHGIMFTMRDLIEIAQNHDAGAKMLLAEGADPLILDTDPLMTAVWADMLFGKRDAWFDAWTGTADFYLLFDIDLPWVADGTRIFGTPQLRQRFFDLSKAELERRGVRWALVSGQGEARYERALAAIDAEAQARRPA, translated from the coding sequence ATGACTCCGCGTACCATCTGCCTCCACGGCCCCGAGAGCGTCGGCAAGACCACGATGGTGCGGCGGCTGGCCCAGCATTTCGGCGGCGAACTGCTCGACGAATATGGTCGCGACTATGCCGAAACCCATGGGATCATGTTCACGATGCGCGATCTGATCGAGATCGCGCAGAACCACGACGCGGGCGCGAAGATGCTGCTCGCCGAAGGTGCGGATCCGTTGATCCTCGACACCGATCCGCTGATGACCGCGGTTTGGGCGGACATGCTGTTCGGCAAGCGGGACGCCTGGTTCGACGCGTGGACGGGAACCGCCGACTTCTATCTGCTGTTCGACATCGATCTGCCCTGGGTTGCCGATGGCACCCGCATCTTCGGCACGCCGCAACTGCGCCAGCGCTTCTTCGATCTCTCGAAGGCCGAGCTCGAGCGTCGTGGCGTTCGATGGGCACTGGTTTCCGGGCAGGGCGAGGCGCGCTATGAGCGCGCGCTGGCGGCGATCGACGCGGAAGCGCAGGCGCGCCGCCCGGCCTAG
- the pnuC gene encoding nicotinamide riboside transporter PnuC, producing the protein MSPIEAAATLFGLINVTLVVRRSMWNYPFALLMVLLYAWIFFHQKLYSDALLQLFYVVVNLYGWWNWSRSRADTGEVRVEQLDNAARLRWLAGCIAASAAWGALMHRYTDAAFPWWDGGIAMFSIAAQILQSRRNWESWVLWIAVDLAAVPLFAIKGLWLTAGLYLVFLALSVWGLIHWTKAKA; encoded by the coding sequence GTGAGCCCGATCGAAGCCGCCGCCACCCTGTTCGGGCTGATCAACGTGACGCTGGTGGTCCGGCGAAGCATGTGGAACTACCCGTTCGCGCTCCTCATGGTGTTGCTCTACGCGTGGATTTTTTTTCACCAGAAGCTCTACAGCGATGCGCTGCTCCAGCTCTTCTACGTCGTCGTGAACCTCTATGGCTGGTGGAACTGGTCGCGTTCGCGCGCCGACACTGGCGAGGTACGCGTCGAGCAACTCGACAACGCGGCGCGGCTCCGCTGGCTTGCCGGGTGCATCGCCGCGTCGGCGGCATGGGGCGCCTTGATGCACCGCTACACCGACGCCGCCTTTCCGTGGTGGGATGGCGGCATCGCGATGTTCAGCATTGCCGCGCAGATCCTCCAATCGAGGCGTAACTGGGAAAGCTGGGTGCTGTGGATCGCAGTCGATCTCGCCGCCGTCCCGCTATTCGCGATCAAGGGGCTTTGGCTCACCGCGGGGCTCTATCTCGTTTTCCTTGCCCTATCCGTCTGGGGCCTGATCCATTGGACCAAAGCCAAAGCATGA
- a CDS encoding FAD-dependent oxidoreductase: MRHIAVIGSGPAGYYTAEACQKSFGDSVRVDIIDRLPVPFGLIRTGVAPDHQSIKGVSRRYEAVALTDNVRFVGNVTIGKDVSIDELRTLYDAVVLATGAPHDRLLEIPGAELPGVVGSAAFVGWYNGHPDYADLSPPLDGSAVVVGNGNVALDVARILAKCDDEFAGSDIVGHALAALKLAKVDRITLLGRRGPHQIAMTPKELGELAALKCAAPSVDPDDLPPVEADAALDPGQRKSVNHLRSFAAATRTDKQVRIVFDFFAMPVAIEGDGKVERVVIERTALGMDGSARGTGERYAIPAQLVVSCIGYRTPPIEGVPYDERSGRFANEAGRVLPGLYAVGWARRGPTGTIGTNRPDGFAIVEKIAADIGEGAGKQGRAELDALLADREVDVVTFRDWQKIDTAEIAAARAGSPREKFTSIEAMLDARGG; encoded by the coding sequence ATGCGGCATATCGCGGTGATCGGTTCGGGACCCGCCGGCTATTATACTGCAGAGGCCTGCCAGAAGAGCTTCGGCGACTCGGTACGGGTCGACATCATCGATCGCCTGCCGGTGCCGTTCGGCCTCATCCGCACCGGCGTTGCCCCCGACCATCAATCGATCAAGGGCGTGTCCCGGCGCTACGAGGCAGTCGCGTTGACCGACAATGTCCGTTTCGTCGGCAATGTCACGATCGGCAAGGACGTGTCGATCGATGAATTGCGCACCCTCTACGACGCCGTGGTGCTCGCGACCGGCGCGCCGCACGATCGCCTGTTGGAGATCCCGGGCGCAGAACTGCCCGGCGTCGTGGGATCGGCCGCCTTCGTCGGCTGGTATAACGGCCATCCGGACTATGCCGATCTCTCGCCCCCGCTCGACGGGTCGGCGGTGGTGGTTGGCAATGGGAATGTAGCACTCGATGTAGCGCGCATACTCGCGAAATGCGACGACGAGTTCGCCGGTTCGGACATTGTCGGCCACGCTTTGGCCGCACTCAAGCTGGCCAAGGTCGACAGGATCACGCTTCTCGGGCGCCGCGGACCGCATCAGATCGCAATGACCCCCAAGGAGCTGGGCGAGCTGGCCGCGCTCAAATGCGCTGCGCCGTCAGTCGATCCCGACGACCTGCCCCCTGTCGAAGCCGACGCGGCGCTGGATCCCGGCCAGCGGAAATCGGTCAATCATTTGCGCAGCTTTGCGGCGGCCACGCGCACCGACAAGCAGGTCCGCATCGTCTTCGATTTCTTCGCCATGCCGGTCGCGATCGAGGGCGACGGCAAGGTCGAGCGCGTAGTGATCGAACGGACCGCGCTGGGAATGGACGGCAGCGCGCGCGGCACCGGCGAACGCTATGCAATACCCGCGCAGCTGGTGGTGAGCTGCATCGGCTATCGCACCCCGCCGATCGAAGGGGTGCCTTATGACGAGCGCTCCGGCCGCTTCGCCAACGAAGCAGGCCGGGTGCTGCCGGGCCTCTACGCGGTCGGTTGGGCGCGCCGCGGCCCGACCGGAACGATCGGCACCAACCGGCCCGACGGCTTCGCGATTGTCGAGAAGATCGCCGCAGACATCGGCGAAGGCGCCGGCAAGCAGGGCCGCGCAGAACTCGACGCGCTGCTCGCCGACCGCGAGGTCGATGTCGTCACCTTCCGCGACTGGCAGAAGATCGACACCGCCGAAATTGCGGCCGCCCGTGCCGGCAGCCCGCGCGAAAAATTCACCAGCATCGAGGCGATGCTCGACGCGCGCGGGGGCTGA
- a CDS encoding ABC transporter permease, with translation MWRNYVTVGLRALAKNKVYAFINIFGLSLGIAACLLILTFVRYEFSYDNWLPGAANAYQVQDFYKPTANGGEEYELQMTSVASRVALQKDFPQIVKSVYLADRGINLIYKGQAYRPRDAYFADGNIFEILEIPFVRGDRAHALDDPHGLTLSETEAKKYFGKADPLGQTITVVSDDLREDYRVTGVFKDLPKNSHLRLDMVARFDLHSYYAKNPDFLTSWNSQGGYVYVKLRSGTDVKQMEAQFPAWEKRNIPNDPADGGPVTNPGTDQDWRLTNVRDVHLGEAQQAALAPGGDKRTILTFAVVALMILGMACINFTNLATARASQRAREVALRKVLGATRRQLIVQFIGESILVAGIATLVALALAELALPPLNNFLDATMEIHYFGTEGILAPVLLLALVVGVAGGAYPALYLSRFQPAVVLKANKSAADAEGNGRLRNLLVVGQFAVSIGLIICTTIVYSQTIYARTMDAGYKRDGLLQVRRLDQPQAEAVAKTFAEEVLRLPGVSSVARTSIAVNPGNNSMTSARLPGATAQVQLGVYAIDPGVIDALGMRLLAGRNFSEATAMDDATTPSPVDFAAERALVARGINVILSESAAKRLGFATPQAAIGKQVQAGFTVPEAGNWVPATVVGVVSDVRYRSVRDPLQPILYVYQTRGYSTLLVRHVGDARLVRERVEAIWKRLLPEMAFDARSVTETVHNLYSRDETRAQLFGMFAILAVVIGCLGLFGLASFTAERRTKEIGIRKVLGARTRDIVRLLVWQFSRPVLIANLIAWPVAWWMMRDWLNQFDVRVGLTPTPFVLAGLLALLIAVGTIAVHAFRVARTNPVHALRYE, from the coding sequence ATGTGGCGCAATTACGTGACCGTCGGCCTGAGGGCTCTGGCCAAGAACAAGGTCTATGCCTTCATCAACATCTTCGGCCTGTCGCTCGGCATCGCCGCGTGCCTGTTGATCCTCACCTTCGTGCGTTACGAGTTCAGCTATGATAATTGGCTGCCGGGCGCCGCGAACGCCTATCAGGTTCAGGATTTCTACAAGCCGACGGCGAACGGCGGCGAGGAATATGAGCTGCAGATGACGAGCGTCGCTTCGCGCGTCGCCTTGCAGAAGGATTTCCCCCAGATCGTCAAGAGCGTCTATTTGGCGGACCGCGGTATCAATCTGATTTACAAAGGACAGGCCTATCGGCCGCGCGACGCCTATTTTGCCGACGGCAACATCTTCGAAATTCTCGAGATCCCATTTGTCCGCGGCGATCGCGCGCACGCGCTCGATGACCCCCATGGCCTCACGCTGAGCGAGACTGAGGCGAAGAAGTATTTCGGCAAGGCCGATCCGCTCGGCCAGACGATCACGGTGGTGAGCGACGATCTCAGGGAGGACTATCGCGTCACCGGCGTCTTCAAGGACCTGCCGAAGAACAGTCATCTCCGCCTCGACATGGTCGCGCGCTTCGATCTGCATAGCTATTATGCGAAAAATCCCGACTTTCTCACCTCGTGGAATTCGCAGGGCGGCTATGTCTATGTGAAGCTCCGCTCCGGAACCGACGTGAAGCAGATGGAGGCGCAATTTCCCGCCTGGGAGAAGCGCAACATTCCGAATGATCCTGCGGATGGCGGGCCGGTCACCAACCCGGGCACCGATCAGGATTGGCGCCTGACCAATGTGCGCGACGTGCATCTCGGCGAGGCGCAGCAGGCGGCATTGGCACCGGGAGGCGACAAGCGGACCATTCTCACTTTTGCCGTCGTTGCGCTGATGATCCTCGGCATGGCGTGCATCAACTTCACCAATCTGGCTACGGCGCGGGCATCGCAGCGTGCGCGCGAAGTCGCGCTGCGCAAGGTCCTCGGCGCCACGCGCAGGCAATTGATCGTGCAGTTCATCGGCGAGTCCATCCTTGTCGCCGGAATCGCGACATTGGTCGCGCTGGCGCTCGCCGAACTGGCGCTCCCGCCGCTCAACAACTTCCTCGATGCGACCATGGAGATCCATTATTTCGGCACAGAGGGGATCCTCGCGCCGGTGCTGTTGCTCGCATTGGTCGTCGGAGTGGCGGGTGGCGCCTATCCGGCGCTCTATCTCTCCCGCTTTCAGCCGGCGGTGGTGCTCAAGGCAAACAAGTCCGCTGCCGACGCCGAAGGCAATGGGCGCCTTCGCAACCTGCTCGTGGTGGGGCAGTTCGCAGTGTCGATCGGCCTCATCATCTGCACCACCATCGTCTATTCGCAGACGATCTACGCCCGCACGATGGACGCGGGGTACAAGCGCGACGGGTTGCTTCAGGTGCGCAGGCTCGACCAGCCGCAGGCGGAGGCCGTGGCGAAAACCTTCGCGGAAGAAGTTCTGCGATTGCCCGGTGTTTCGTCGGTCGCGCGGACTTCGATCGCCGTCAATCCGGGCAACAATTCGATGACCTCGGCGCGCCTGCCGGGCGCGACCGCGCAGGTCCAGCTCGGGGTCTATGCGATCGATCCCGGGGTGATCGACGCGCTCGGGATGCGATTGCTGGCCGGGCGTAATTTCTCCGAAGCGACGGCGATGGACGATGCGACGACGCCGTCACCGGTGGATTTCGCGGCCGAGCGTGCCCTGGTCGCGCGCGGCATCAATGTGATCCTTTCGGAATCAGCCGCGAAGCGGCTCGGCTTCGCGACTCCGCAGGCGGCGATCGGCAAGCAGGTTCAGGCCGGCTTCACTGTTCCCGAAGCTGGCAATTGGGTGCCCGCGACCGTCGTCGGTGTGGTCAGCGACGTGCGGTACCGAAGCGTCCGGGATCCGCTGCAGCCGATCCTCTATGTCTATCAGACGCGCGGCTATTCCACCTTGCTGGTTCGCCACGTCGGCGATGCGCGACTGGTGCGCGAGCGGGTGGAGGCGATCTGGAAGCGGCTTCTGCCCGAAATGGCATTCGACGCGCGGTCGGTCACCGAGACCGTCCACAACCTGTACAGCCGCGACGAGACGCGGGCGCAGCTGTTCGGGATGTTCGCGATCCTCGCGGTGGTGATCGGCTGCCTCGGGTTGTTCGGCCTCGCTTCCTTCACTGCCGAGCGCCGCACCAAGGAAATCGGTATCCGCAAGGTGCTCGGGGCGCGGACGCGGGATATCGTGCGGCTGCTGGTTTGGCAGTTCAGCCGGCCGGTGCTGATCGCCAATCTGATCGCCTGGCCGGTCGCGTGGTGGATGATGCGCGATTGGCTCAATCAGTTCGACGTCCGCGTCGGCCTCACGCCGACACCTTTCGTGCTCGCGGGCTTGCTCGCGCTGCTGATCGCGGTCGGCACGATCGCCGTGCACGCCTTCCGCGTCGCGCGCACCAATCCGGTCCATGCGCTGCGCTACGAGTAG